The Ziziphus jujuba cultivar Dongzao chromosome 3, ASM3175591v1 region AGTTTGATGTGAATAATGTTTATGAATGTGCTGCTGAGTGGATTAAAAAACATTCCAGAGTTGCAGTTTCTCCAATAGATAGGATCTGGAACAAGCTAGGTAATGCCAATTGGGGAGATCTTGGTGCTTTACAGGTCCTTTTCGCCACATTCCATTGCATTGCGCAGTTTGCTGGACCTCCCAAGCACTCGATTGAGGATTTAGCTGCTGACCATGGTTCTCGCTTGCAAGCAAGAAGAATGGAGAGGCAGTTGGGGGATACCAGGGTAAATGGAAATGGTTTATTTAGGTTCCAGCAGCACAGTGTTTCCCCAGAAATTGTTGAAGTCCAGGATGAATCCATCAAAGTTGAGTCCGAAGAGCTAATGAAATTAGAAGTGGGATCAGTATTATGGTTGGAAGACTCAAATTGGCAGAAGGGTTATCAGATTAACGAAATCCTGAGTACTGGTGAACATCCATATTATGTTGCATCTCCAGTTGAGGAACCTGGAAAAAGTCTATTTTTATATGTTGGTTCCCCTCCTTCTCAATTGGAACCGGCATGGGAAGGTATGAGCTTGTGGTATCAAGTTCAAAGACAGACTAAAATATTGACAATTATGAAACAGAAAGGTATATCTAGCAAGTATTTACCTCAGTTGAGTGCATCTGGCAGGATTATTCACCCCGGCCAGTGCAGGAGATCCAGCTCAGGCGGAAACTGTGATCACCCTTGGTGTGGCACTCCAATTCTTGTGACCAGCCCAGTTGGTGAAACAGTGGCCGATATGATGAGTGGAGGAAGATTTGGCACCAATGAGGCTATCAGGTGCTGCCATGATTGCTTGTCTGCACTCTCAACTGCTGCTTCTGCAGGAATTCGGCATGGAGACATTAGGCCTGAGAATGTAATTCATGTGAAGTCCGGTGTGAGGTATCCTCATTTTGTCCTTATTGGTTGGGGGCATGCTATTCTAGAAGAGAGGGACCGTCCTGCAATGAATCTCCATTTCTCATCAACTTTTGCTCTTCAGGAAGGAAAGTTGTGCTCTGCTTCGGATGCCGAGAGCCTTGTTTATATGCtttatttttcttgtggtgGTGCATTACCTGAACTAGATTCAGTTGAGGGGGCATTACAGTGGAGAGAAACTTCTTGGTCAAGGAGGTTGATTCAGCAGAAGCTAGGAGATGTCTCAACTGTTTTGAAAGCATTTGCGGATTATGTTGACAGTCTATGTGGAACACCATATCCAATGGACTATGATATATGGCTTAGAAGACTGAGAAGAAATATACATGAGGAAGATTATGGAAAGGAAATTGACACTTCAGGCTAGAATCTAAGATCATCTGGCGCATTAACTTTTCCTATTGTCATAATTTGGCTTTTGGTGGAAACTTTCATGACTCTCTCAATTTAACCCCTTTTGAGGATCTGAAGTCCGTATTCATCAGGACAGACATGAAGAAGCTCAAGCCTGATTGTCCCTTTCTGCTTTTGGTTCGGCTTTTATTTGTCATCAAAATCAATTGGAACTGCTTCATGGTTTCTGGACAGAAAATTGATCAGGGTTAGCGGAAAAATTATCTGGTTACAGAATGTTTATGGATGTGGTTGATTGAAGAATTATCTGGATGTTTGCATGCAGTTCCAATATTAGTCCTGTATGGGATGAAAGAGCTATGGTTTCTGCACTcaaaatgagattttttttttatttttttttttttctcctctttccTTTTTACGGATATATTCTGTATTTATTACCATTTCTTTGTAAAGATAGGGTCACTCAAGTTTCCCATTGTGTAATTGTTGTCTATGAGAGCTTACTTCAGTGGAGTCCATTTTGTGTCCATGACAATTTcatcatatctatatatttttttaaacttttttttctgttttgtatACTGTAAATGTAAGATCTCTGTGTGTTCATGGGGTTTCTCAAAGTTCCTTTTATGATCAGCTTCTATCAGCCAATGAGTGTTATGCTAGTTTTTTCTGTGTGGTTATAGATGATCCTGAGTTCTTATGTGTTTGAATAAACTTTTCGAATGGGTTTCAATTTATAACACAACATGAGTTGATTACTCATGGCCATTGACTACTGATACATAGATAAAAGTAGATTAAAGGCCAAACGAcctcttttcattatttaatttcCCTGAAGATCAAGCATACACTAATGTATAATCTACCAGATAAACCATTCAAAGAACTTGGCGGAATAGGATCCATCTTTTGTCTGTTGTCTTCATGTTCTACATCATCATGCTTGGACCATTGCCTCAACTGCCCCAGTTTCTCTCgtatttttttcttggttttggaTCTCACTGACTGGTTTTGGATTTGTCTCTTCAATGcctatttcttttgtttctccATTTTCATGTTTGTGTGTATCAGTTGTAGGAGCAGCACCATAGTATTGAAGGATGTCTTTAGTCCAACCCAGCAACTTCAAAGTGGCTTCCTCATCTGTTCATGGTCCCCAACAAAATCAATGAGACAGTTTCCacctcaaaataaataaataaataaataaaatcttttaCTACCACACTTTCGGCAATCAAAATTGGTCTCCAAAAGTCACTTCAAAATATATGATCTTTATGACAAATTCCATAACTAAACTTAATTCCATGATTAAAGGTTGTATTATTCACAAAAGTTGTTGACCAATGTGACTGAAAATCACTTTTACTTGAACCACTTTAAGTAATCAATAGTGCTTTCAGTCGGCTAATTTACTCAAGAACTTACCGCTAGAACATCATAATTGATCATAAAACACATTTGTTTCTAACACTATAATCAGCAAGAAAATGTGACCATATATACTCATAGTGAACATCTTTAATTCTAGTTCTGATAAAAAGCTTTCTTTAGTGCAAAAACACAACCCACCAAGTCTTGGGACAGTATGGCCTTGGGGGTGCCTTATAAGAAGAGGGTTTTCAAAGGCAGTGAGAAGGTCCTCACTGGGCACTTTTAACCAATCCTTTTCTCCTATGAAATGCACAGATTTTACTTTGATGATGTCTTTGTAGGCCACATCAGTTATGGCTGGATCTCTAAATTTGGATCCTGATATTgacacaaataatttaattggtGGATGCTCCTTCAACACCTTTCCCTGTATTCACAAGATTCTGTTTTTAATAAACCATCTATATGTGTATAATAACAAATATGATAGAAAATTATTGACTTACCTGTGCTTGGTATCCTAGCAATAGTGCTGATAGCGTTGCCCCCtatgttaattatttaaaataaaaattaaaaaaaattaaaaaaaattaaaaaaccaccTGATTTAGCATCTTATTCTTTGCCcttaatttaacttttaaattcaaaaatatataaagaaaagataccaatattatatcttttatttatatatatatatatatatatgcatatgtaccTGAGAAAAGCCAAGCAAACCATCAAAAGGACCTTTGCTTGTGATGTACTCACATAGATAGGAGATGCATTCTTCCAAGTTTTCGTACTCAGTGAATTCCTGCaggttcattattatataatttaattattatcattacatacatatatatatatatatatatattcactaaAGTAATTAAAATTACCTTATTAAATTGGAACCACTCAAAGTATGGTGGTGGGAAAATGCCTTCTATATCAGATTTTCCTCTAGCTGGAAATATGCCATCAGGAAAGTCCTAAATTTTACCACAAAAAGCCCAAGTGTAAGTTTgatatatgttttaatttactCAATGATACTAAAAAGGCTATTTCATCATATGATATAACATTTTGGTAAGCATCACACTTTTTCTCctccaattttttaatttttgttatctttttaataatcataaaaagaataaattttccttttgcttAGAAAACCCACAGGAGTTTCTAGTTACTTCAATGAGACCATCATTACCaatattttttaagattattgATATCGGAAATTGAAGAGTTCAACCTCAATTTGTTGTTAGAGAGAATAGTGGTTTTGCTATGATGATACACTTAACTAGAATTGGAAACTTTGTAAAGTTTTCTAAAAAGATGTCAAAGTTTCTTTCAACAAACAGGTCACTTGAGCAGTAGAAGGAAAGAagacaaaaatataaagagCAAGAAAAGACTACGTTAAGGAATAGCACATACCATGTCAAAATGAGCAAAGATTTCAGGATTCCATTTGCTAATTTGCTTTTGGAGAAAACTCCCACTTGTTCTAAATCCATGAAGGCAAAGTATTTtcatcttcttttgtttttggggttcttccattttttactctgtttttttttttttggtttctggcTCCCTGCTTCCTCTTTTTTATGAAGGAACAAGTTTTCAATGCAGGCCATTTTATTAAGGAAAACTTGTATCCACCTAACTCAGAATTTAAGGCCCTCAACTACCACTGTCTCagtaacatttttctttttccccattttCTTTTATGTGAAATGAGATTTTCACTAAAGCACAAACtaagatgaagaaaaaaaaaaaaaatcaaaaacaaaaaacaaaacaaaataaacaaaaaagagattCTCTTACACATAGAGAAGTGGAGGGCTGGTCCCAACTACCATTCTAAATGTGGTTGGTGTTACACGTGCATTTACATCTTAGTGGCACATTATCATCCATGActtctgcttcttttttttttattattatttctatgaaTTTGGTTAGGAATGTAAGAATTTTTACACTAACAAATTAACTATATACactctaccaaaaaaaaaatatatatatatattatatatatgtattaatgtatACACAAATACATACTCCCCCAGTCCTCATGCGTGTAAGATGCTTTTAGTCTTTTACACTGTATTTGGATCGGAAGGTGTTTGGATtggaaagtgaaaaagaaattgaaatgataaatttaatgaggaaagcaaaggaaaaaaaaaaaatgtatttataataGTTGTTTATTTAGATGATTACTAATGGAaaggacaagaaaggaaaataaaaaataattaatgtaatttatatttttacaaaaatatctgaatataaaatatcttaatcaattaatttttattcaataaagataatattgaaatattgaaaagtttcattaaaatttttttttttttcattttctatcaaATTTGAATAGAAAGCTAGATCATTAAAATAGACATAATCTACccctttattgtttttatttatttatttttcattttaacaagccaaacaaatgaattaaatctttttcttttcttttacttcTATTTCTTCAATCCAAACACAgggttaataatttaatataaggaGAGTGTATAAAGTACTGTAAACGCAAATTTACCTCGATTGTAAACAGGAAGTGATTGATTGGAAAgcccaattcttttttttttttatattggcaACAATTGAAAAGCCCAATTCAAAAGGGCGATTATGGCCCAATGTAATTGAAGCCTGCAGCACTTTGGACTTCATCTAATCATTTCATATAGCCCATCTCAAAAGGGTCAAGCTTTTCCgcaatgatgaaaaaaataaaataaaaataagaaaatcagAAGCACAGAGCTCTTCCAAGATGAACGACCAGATGACAAAATCCTTGACTTGGGCCTCTAAATATGATAATCGTCTTGACTGGAGCCCAAGAGGTGGACCCCATTAGCAGCTCgccattttttgattttttttttctttttttaatttggttatctAAGGCCGTCTTGTCTTGTCCTCCTTTAATCATGAGGGGATTTGAAAATATAGCCGTTAATGACTTCAACGGCTATAATCTGTAAatctgataaatattttttgaaatgagAAGATAGCCGTTGAAGCGTTTGGTTTAAGATAAAAACAAAGCCATCTGCTAAACTCTTGCAATTGAAAACCAACTGAAACCTTCTTCTGCTTGTTCTTCATATTCTTTGCGTATTCTTTTGCTTTCGTGTTTCCCCAAGGGGGTAGTGGAAAGAGCTCTGTGATATTGAAGGTCGAAGATAGAGAAGAAGGAGAGGGAAATTAATCAAGATGAACGACCTGATGACAAAATCCTTCACCAGCTATGTGGATCTGAAGAAAGAAGCCATGAAGGATCTGGATCTCGAAGCTGGGAACTTGGAGATGTCATCGTCCACAACGTCTCACATGGACAGCGACCTCAGCCTTTTCCTTGAAGAGGCCGAGAAGGTGAAGCAGGAAATGGTGTCTCTCCGAGAGATTCTGGGACGCCTACAGCAATCCAACGAGGAGAGCAAGTCCCTCCATAAATCCGAGGCCTTGAAGTCCCTCCGCAGCAAGATCAATGCCGACATCGTCACGGTTCTCAAGAAAGCCAGGGCCGTCAGATCTCAGCTGGAAGAAATGGACCGTTCAAATGCAGCCCACAAGAGGCAGAGCAGCCAGAGCAGCAGCAGCAACCCGGCCATTTACAGGACCAGAGTGGCAGTCACAAATGGGCTGCGGAAGAAGCTCAAGGAGCTGATGATGGAGTTCCAGACCCTGAGGCAGAAGACGATGAATGAGTACAAGGAAACAGTGGGGAGAAGGTATTTCACGGTGACAGGGGAGTACCCAGATGAAGAGGTTATAGAGAAGATAATCTCCAATGGAGGTGAGGAATTCATGGGGAGGGCAATTGAGGAACATGGCAGAGGTAAAGTCCTTGAGACCGTGGTGGAGATTCAGGACAGACACGATGCCGCCAAAGAGATAGAGAAGAGCCTGCTGGAGCTGCATCAGGTGTTCCTGGATATGGCGGTCATGGTGGAGGCACAGGGCGAGCAAATGGATGACATTGAACACCATGTTTTGAATTCTTCTCACTATATCAAGGATGGAACCAAACAGCTTCATACTGCCAAGGACTACCAGAGGAGTAGCAGGAAGTGCATGTGCATTGGGTTGATACTTTTGCTGCTTATCATTCTTGTTGTGGTCGTCCCCATTGTCACCAGCTTCGCTGACTCTTAGAATTTTTCAGCTCTTTCAACAACATTTTGATgttgttttgtttaatttgttgttAGGTTTAAAAGTTGTGTGTCTTTGCTATGGATTCTCTGTTGCGAGCcataaattctttaatttttcctCAACTAATTaagttgaatatataaatattgttggTGGATGGTTATtctaattcatatatatttcttttttcttttttttttcttttttttctgcatACCCTTTCAAATTTTATACTACAATTTTAGTAAATTGCTCCCCTTGCAGCTGCTGCAATTTTCAAATCCCTCTCTAACATATAAGATGTCAATCCTGACAACCTAGCATAGAAGATGTTTCTTTTGTCTTTGCCAAatccttaaatctccaaggccAGACCCGATTTAGACCTCACCATCCGAGATGGCAAATTCATTCTTGCCCCGTCTGACCCATCCGATGTTTTGTACTgctaagtgtttttttttccttttttttgattttatgttttgttaattcgtaaattttaccattatattcatacatatatatataaatacacacacacacacacacacacatatatatatatatatatatatgttgacttgTTGCAGCACTGGTACAAAGATGAGAAGTACAGTACAAGAGTGAAGGATGGAGAAGGGTTTCCAAGCTTTGCTCTCATTAACCAAGCCACTGGTCAGGCTATCAAGCACTTCACTGCGGCCACTCATCTTGTAGGACTTACTCTCATTTACTTATTTATGTTGGGGATGTTATtactatatattgaatattggGTCAGTGTCTCTATCATTATGTATCCCTGTCATTCAAACTGTTATTGTGaagattatattttttctaaacttgcttctttttccattttctttttaatgattAGAAATCAAAAAAggctttttttccccttttttttttttttttttttttgggtcccgTCTGCATCCCCACAAAATGTCAAGTGGAACAACCCTGTAAATGCCCCGAGCCTTGCTATAGACCCTAAAACCTCTCCATGTgcaaaaaatttgtacttgctTACCATAACCAAGAAACTCCAAAACGATAGAAAAACAATGCCCACACTCCTCTAACCATAAGAAAATGGGTAAGAAGATGGATTACGGTATTCTTAAAAGTATCTATAAGCAGTTTCGCCCCTAATTCTGCGTTGAGAAAAATACTACGGAAGCATTGGCTTTGTTTAGTAATCTCTTTTATGGGTGTGGAGAGCTGGGGGAATGAGTATCCtggtttgattaattaaaacgAAACAGTTTCAGTTTTGTAATAAAAGttcttcattattttttgtCCTCTCTTAAAATCCTATTTTTATTGCAATTCCATTGATTCATATTGTATAGTCTTTTGTTATACAGGAAGTGACACTTCTTCCTTGTATGGAAAATTATCTAATTATTAGATACTCAACAATAGTTGCACTTTCATGCTGATCACATGCAAATGTCCCCAAAATATACTGGTGTCTCCTGATGTAGTGAAATTTTCTCCTTTGTTAAATTTTGAGGAAAAGCATGTTGAATTGAGCTGCTAGCTCGTCAAGGAAATTTGAGACCAATATATATGACGGTTGCTGTTTTAGACTTCTGCGTATGTATTCATACTCAACAATCTTCCAGTTTTGAGAAACAGTTTGCTACCTCCCCAATCCTTCTACCTCCTTTTATGTTTGACTGtcccccttttcttttttcatttcccAAATTACCATAAAATACTTGTAAGTAATATAATCGGACTATGTTATACTGAAATATCTCATTGGTGTCCATAAGCATGTATACCATGAGGCAGTTAACTTGCTGTTTCTTCAGTGTGTCAGAATCTTAAATGTCtgtatttgttaatattaatatGTACGATGTCTTAATTGCTATATGCCTTTCTGAAAGAGGACTGGttcattataattaatataacagATTACCTAGATTTATGTAGTGTTTTGGGTTTGCTTCCCAGTTGGCCTCCAGATTTCCTTAATTCATCTATagttggtttattattattattatttctttttctttggctttctgacaaatattttttactaAAGGATATGTGTTATGGGTTGAGCATTCCAGTCAAGCCGCCCATTAGGGACATCTATGACTGGTcttttatgattaataaaaaggCATTCCTAGAATGGCCTAGCTATTAACTTGATATGATGCTAACAACAAAGGTTATCTTCCTGTGCCATGACTATGAGTGATTCTAAGGATGCAGTCCTTTTGAAAGAAGTTTGGGGGTCTTGAGTTTGCAGATTGGGTTTTCAAAGTTTAATTGCATACTACAATGCAAAGTTTGAAGATTgggttttcattcattttccTTCCTAGGATTTCCCCTTTTATGAATTTGTCACCATCCAAATTGTCTTGATTCGTCTGCTGGTACAGCTGATACCTTATGTTCCAGGATGTTTTTGATGAATCCATACTTTGGACCGAGAGCAAGGATCTAGGTGATGGTTTCAGAACAATTAGGAGGGTTAACAACATTCGCCTTAATGTGGATGCCTTTCACGGTGATAATAAATCTCGGGGTGTCCATGATGGCACCACTATAGTGCTGTGGGATTGGAACAAAGGAGATAGATAACCAGCGATGGAAGATCGTACCCTACTGTAAGTGTCTCAAAACATATACGATGTAATCCAATaagatatttgtttttctcttttaaaatttgaactcTGAATCTTTCTTTTGAGTCTCTAGTTCATAGCATCCTAAAAGACAACCcagataattattattttcagtaTTCCAAAGCAGATTCCTTGTTTGATTCTCTGATAGATCAACGGCTGAAAGgttatttagttttatattttgtaaCTTTGTTTCTCTTGATGATGATGCATTGTGCAGAAATTTCGAAGGGCATGTTGTGATGCCTTGAAGTtcaatgtttattattattgtgtacATAAAACTATTTGAGGTGTGAAGAATACTGCTGCTGCTTCTTCTTGTCGTTGTCATTATGTGTTTGCGAGTGGTATATGTTGGTAACCTTGATTTGTGATGAAGTAATATTTATCACCTATTCTATTATTGTAATAATGTAATGTGTATAATAATCCATCTTTCTACATGAGCTATCTGATCCGATCAGAAGCTCCATCCTTTATGGCTCTACTACTACAATCCATATACGTTGATTGGTTCTAAGGATGTGgatcaaacaataaaaataataagaaataatacaTTAGTATTGGCAGACAGACCTGTTGGTTAAGCTCACCGTTGGAAACATTATCTTAGACTATTTTCTCGAACGAGAGGGAGGGGATGCTGGGTCTTTCACTTAGATGGTATGCGGGCTCCTTTGCTTTTATCATCCATttgatctttgttttttttcatgtaGCTAAGGGCATAAATGGAAAGTTTGAAACATccgtatatttttatttattatttattattctttttttatgggGTAATAATAATATGCAGCATGCTTTTGTTGTAAACAATGAGAACACGTGAAGATAATCTAATGGACGGTTTGTTATtggattttttctctttgtacATGTGTGAATGGTGTGGATGTTTTAGatttatcaatttttcataattcCATCAATTGGATCCGGTGAGTTGCACATGTTAACTTCCCACTAGGCTTTTAACATTTTCCATACTATTCAGATCAAAatgatacaaaaataataaattatgtgGTAATAATGGTAATTACAAAGGTTTAGATGATAAAGTGCAagcatcttttgttttttgttttagctCAAATTTACTTTAGGAAATTCAATttacactcttttttttttttttttttttgggtgcgtTATACTAAAACATATGACAGCgactaataatataaattttagttttcttatcataaaaagatataatttttattgtacAAATGTTTAATATGTCATGTATATGAAATGAAAGtgcataaaatttaattttgtagtgcATTTAGAAAAAGCATTTGTTTTAAAGTTGATACAACTATGGGCCTCTAAATATGAAAATCGTCTCAACTTGGGCCCAAGAGGAGGACCCCATCAGCAGCtctccattttttgttttttaatttggatttttaagCCTGTCTTTTGTCCTATCGAGAAAATCTTGCATTTGGTATCACTCCAAATCATTATATGCCATGTGTAAAAAATTTTGCCACATTAGCATACCATctcaattaacttttttttttttcttttttatccttttaaaaaaGTAGATATTTTCACGAGCCCCTTTCTTCTTCCTTGGGCAGGCTGTTCTTCCTTTGGTTAGGGTTTTTGACTTCTGACTCTAGCTCTTTCATCTCCATTATCAACAAGAGTTTGAAAGTGAACATCTCACTCCAAGATGCTAAACATGCTGTCATTAtatttttctcccaaaaaaaaacagttcATAACCATCAGAAACCCAACCTTGGCTTGTGATACTTCTCCGATAAATTTGGAATGCGGCTCCAAATCTACTCTCAATAGCTTGTTCATCACCATGAAAGAGGAAACCAAAAGCCATAGCCTTAGGAAGAAGAAATGGGGGCGTGTATAACaggatttctttttcaaaatccaaaaattgaaaaaaaaaaaaaaaaaaaaaaaaaaaggaatggtaAGATGATGCGGCAAATTTTTTGCACATGGCATATGATGACTCGGACTGGTACTAAAACTCCTAGCCAAGGGAGTAAACCCCAACCGTAAACTTTAGACAACATTAAATATGTTTGATTATATACTTTATGTACAATTGCAAAATGTTTAATTCACAACTaggaaataaatgataaagttTAGCAAACTACTATCCAAAAAAGTACGAACATTAGTAATCAAGGAGAATATTATTCTAGACTTCTTGACGCATGTCGTTGATgagcaaccaaaaaaagaaaagaaaacaaaaattatgaatttatcaTCTTTTAAAGATGGTTCTATtcacattataaattttaataattatattatattctatacaaactaatttttattttaatttttaccatttatacaaatcatttatatttaatctACCCTTAATTCCCTTTTAAATTAAACCTATGCATTATACTATAGCTCAAATTCCTAAATTCCTAAATTTTTATCATCTTAAACAACACCTACTAACATTTCTTCTTATATGCAGCATCCAAGAATGTCTGAACCACCAATCACATTTACTCATtagcttttttctttattcctcACAAGTTAGTGTCTTGGCCTCCTCTgctcttcttttcctttttttttttttttttttttggtacaaacaacaataaatcaaaatgagagaaaattgtTTGACTAGTTTCTATGTTCTTCATTTTCAATAATCCCTCTCATATTTGTtcaattacaaaaaatatttctttatttttctttcttttttattttttatttttcttattttagtctGATATACAGTAATTGAGCCTGGATATAACTATTTCATTCGATATATGTAATCTAAATAGATATAATTCACTTGGATTATGTATACCAAATGACTTCTTTCTCTTCGGATTATATACCTCGAATATAACTGCATAGTCTAATAAGTGTAACCCAAACAAATACAATTCCTTTGAGTTATATATACTAGATGATTTCATAGAACCTGTATATGACTAAAGTTGTTTGGTTTATATATTCTTGACAAATTCAATTTTGTTCAAGATATTTATGCGAGAAAACTTTACAAAtcgtttaaataattattttttttctagcaTATAGAATCTGGGCATGATTAAACCGTTTGAGGTACATATATTGAACAACTTAAGAATGTATACAATGAAAACAATTGGTTGAAAGAACATATAGAATGAgaattagatttaaaaaaaaaaatcaaataaaaaaaatgcaaagaaagcaaataaataataaaagaaagctaAACACCTACATTTTTAGGATTGAGATGAATGATTTgccaattatttttatctttttttttctttctcttgatcattaattttcattatttccatttttagggtttttttttttttaaattctattgtAGCATACGcgacaatttatttttattttatttatgtaccTAAAGGGTATTTGTGACTTTTTAGCAAAagatatttttacaatattaaaaagtaattaaaatgtaGTATGAATATCAAAATTAGATTCACCTTTCTTAGAATTTCTTAAAATCATAAGAATATAAATTAGATTCACCATTAGTTCTAGTAGCTTTCCTATTCCATTCCACCAAACCAAAATTCACATAAGTAATGGAATTAGAATATAACAACACCATTAAAAGaactgaaataattaaataaggaaaatattttaaacagaattaaaaataagtatGACCAAAAAAGGTTGGATACACATagacatattatatatgtttatataatattattcaattctaATAGCATACAACCTAAACCTAATTACCATGTTTTGAAGGTCCTCGACTTGTTgaagtatgtttttttttttttttttttttggctaaaatagaCGTGTATTGAAACCAAAACCCAGAAAAGCTACAAAGAGCTTACAAAAAAAATGAGATGGTTTAAGAACCACACTCCTAGGAAACTAAGGATAAAAATACATTAGGAAGACTACTTGCATCCACTACACCAGAAATTCAATTCCTAATGCATCAGTTACAAACAAAATCTGCAATAATATTTGATTCCCTG contains the following coding sequences:
- the LOC107423517 gene encoding uncharacterized protein LOC107423517, which gives rise to MEGGSPDQDSIGSGTKRSSVSSGSRPRSRKEFLNKFLNSEGLSASLEDWFESISNKSAPKKPAFDVPFELIDLQKFDYALEGISFQQLFRMPNAVNASTSDAVEATAHFAIEDFLHAGVKGLWEAFWSQDESMPFSVACLYNENWKFYQAEKAIANGKLGGLCATGILLNNPRHPHGKWDHILELALLRPDIGSLAAENDKQLSLSVLGEALFYAIHILISRTLSRLNFSQSPNSVFIILLDSQYGGVLKVEGDVNKMEFDVNNVYECAAEWIKKHSRVAVSPIDRIWNKLGNANWGDLGALQVLFATFHCIAQFAGPPKHSIEDLAADHGSRLQARRMERQLGDTRVNGNGLFRFQQHSVSPEIVEVQDESIKVESEELMKLEVGSVLWLEDSNWQKGYQINEILSTGEHPYYVASPVEEPGKSLFLYVGSPPSQLEPAWEGMSLWYQVQRQTKILTIMKQKGISSKYLPQLSASGRIIHPGQCRRSSSGGNCDHPWCGTPILVTSPVGETVADMMSGGRFGTNEAIRCCHDCLSALSTAASAGIRHGDIRPENVIHVKSGVRYPHFVLIGWGHAILEERDRPAMNLHFSSTFALQEGKLCSASDAESLVYMLYFSCGGALPELDSVEGALQWRETSWSRRLIQQKLGDVSTVLKAFADYVDSLCGTPYPMDYDIWLRRLRRNIHEEDYGKEIDTSG
- the LOC107423518 gene encoding dihydrofolate reductase codes for the protein MEEPQKQKKMKILCLHGFRTSGSFLQKQISKWNPEIFAHFDMDFPDGIFPARGKSDIEGIFPPPYFEWFQFNKEFTEYENLEECISYLCEYITSKGPFDGLLGFSQGATLSALLLGYQAQGKVLKEHPPIKLFVSISGSKFRDPAITDVAYKDIIKVKSVHFIGEKDWLKVPSEDLLTAFENPLLIRHPQGHTVPRLDEEATLKLLGWTKDILQYYGAAPTTDTHKHENGETKEIGIEETNPKPVSEIQNQEKNTRETGAVEAMVQA
- the LOC107423509 gene encoding syntaxin-related protein KNOLLE, with the protein product MNDLMTKSFTSYVDLKKEAMKDLDLEAGNLEMSSSTTSHMDSDLSLFLEEAEKVKQEMVSLREILGRLQQSNEESKSLHKSEALKSLRSKINADIVTVLKKARAVRSQLEEMDRSNAAHKRQSSQSSSSNPAIYRTRVAVTNGLRKKLKELMMEFQTLRQKTMNEYKETVGRRYFTVTGEYPDEEVIEKIISNGGEEFMGRAIEEHGRGKVLETVVEIQDRHDAAKEIEKSLLELHQVFLDMAVMVEAQGEQMDDIEHHVLNSSHYIKDGTKQLHTAKDYQRSSRKCMCIGLILLLLIILVVVVPIVTSFADS